The Candidatus Sysuiplasma jiujiangense genome includes the window TATATGCCGTTGTCAACAGCAGATTGAGGAAGCTCGGAAAGCTGTCCGATGTCCGCAATGCGCATTCAGGCACATCAGATGCATGGCAGGAGGATTGAATCCCTCGCTCACAGAGGCCTGAGGGTTGCGTTTTTCGGTATGCCGAGTATTTTCCTCACTCGCATGTGGCTCTGCAAAGGCGTTTCTATCGTATTCAGCAGATAAACGTCCGTCTGCTTTAGCAGCATTCCATATGCCTTCTTTCTCAATTTCAGCTTTCTTTCGTTTTGAACAAGAAAATGCGGATTGCAGAAGTTGTTTTTCACGAGATAATCAAGCGCCTCCTCTGCATCCATCTTCCGTACGGGCTCCCTGTCCCTGCTGTCCCTTTTAAGCAGTATGACGTGTTTCAGCGGGACGCTGTCCCTTATGTTTCCGCGCCCGACGATCCGGCTTATATCGACTACGGCCCTGTCCTTGTTGTCGAATCTTGCAATCTTGACGAGTTTTTCATATTCATGCCACACGTCGCCGACGTCTGCGCGGATGTATGACTCATTCTCTGAACCGTAGGCAATGACGTCGCCGTTGAAAAAACGGAAGAAATGCCAGTCATCGCCTATGAACCTGACATTTTTAAGCCTCATCAGCCCGTATGCTGTTGTTGTCTTACCCGTCCCTGACGGCGCAATGATGGAAACGCCGTGTCCGTCCACGTCGAGGCAGGCACCGTGTATTGAATAGATGTCATGGTTCTCCTCCATCACATCCCCTGCGATTGCAAGGGCAATACTCTTGACATAGCCGTAATAGTCCGTGTCAAGGAGAAAGGCAGTATTGCTCAGCGGATCATACTTAACTGTCTCCTCCCCGCCTATGTTCCGTACGAAAAGCCTTCCATGGGAATGTATGGTGTGCATTATAGGAAACCAGTTTCTTCTCCACTCGTCAGCCCAGTAGTCTATATCTGTGTTCAGCTTTATGCAGACGCCCGAGATGTTTGCCTTCAGGCCGTACGGCAGATTGTTTCCCAGATTTTCGAGCAGTTTTTCCCTTTCTTCCGGAGTGATGATTTCCTTCCTGTACATTTTTCCAGTCTCCTGTCGGAACAAATTCCCGGTCCGTGCAACCTGTAAGATTTGTTTTCGATGACACCTTATCAAGGTCACTACTTTAACTTTTGTAACACGGACTGTCGCATAGTGCATATCAGCAGGTGCACTATTCCCTGATGAAGCTGTTCAGACAAAGAAAGGTGCGCGATTGAAGCGCAGACTGCTGCCACTTAAACTCTTCAGCGACATCATCACTGAATTCGAGATTGCACTCCCCTCCTCCTGGAAACAAAGCACAGGTCCTTCAAATCCTATATCAGAGCAGCCGCTTTTATGGAAATTGGCTGATGTGAATGCGGCTTCGCCTCCTTCAGCCAGGACACACTGTATCCGCAGCCATCCCCTTCGACATTGCCTGCTTCTGTGGAAATCCGCGCACCTGTATTGGCCACGATTAGCGCATCCTGATGAGTCGTAAAGATGTATGACGCTTGCATGAATATCCTGTTACTGAGCATGATGGGGGTAACGTTGCAGGCGGCATAAATGCAGTCAAAGCGTGTTCCGGGTCTCTTTCGATCTGCTGGAATCCAGTCGGCGGAGTCTATTGGCATCAAATAGCCGGAAACTGCCAGTGTTCATGTCGACATTGTTGACTGAAATCGCGAGCTTCGGAAGCGCTGAAACCGTCAGGAGCTAAAACATCTGTTCCCTGTCCAAGCGGTTTTGCGAAAGCCGGTAACAACGGCACTTTATGGACAGTAAGAGGACTGCAGGACGATGTGAACTGTGCAGCCAGGCCGTCGCGGTCCTGCAACTTGTTTTTATGCAACCTCCACATTCATTTAGCCCGATGAACGGTCATTCGGAATTCAAAATTGCACTTGTCAAACTGGGCGGGAGCGTTCTGACTAACAAGTCCAGGCTACGGTCTTTTTCAGAATTGGATGGACGAAGACTCGCTTCAGAAGTTAAGGGATATGCACTTAAGGGGGGGAGACGAAGGCTGGTTCTGGTGCATGGCGGAGGATCATTCGGGCATATAAGGGCAAAGAAATACGGACTTTCTGCTGGCTTCAAGGAGAGATATCAGCTCGCCGGGTTCGCGCAGGTCAGGAACGACATGAGGGATCTGAACGCCAGGGTTGTCGGGAATCTTGTCGACGAGGGGATTCCAGCCATTTCATTTCCACCCGAGACATTTTTAAAGGTGCGTGACGGCATTGTGGTAAAAACGGAGACAGAGGCGCTGGAAAGGTGCGTTGCTGCAGGCATTGTGCCGGTGTCCTTTGGTGATGCAGTCATAGACATGGGCAAAACATTCGGCATACTTTCCGGTGATGCAGTCATGTTGTCGCTGAGCATTGCGCTGCAACCGGCAATCTCGGTCTTCTGCACAGACGTTGACGGCGTCTTCGACTCGAACCCGAAATTGTCAGGCGACGCGAGACTGGTCAGGCGACTGAGCGGGTCTGAGTATGTGAATACGGACGCACAGTACATTCACGATGTCACGGGCGAAATGGGCGGAAAGCTGAAATTTCTTTTTGACATTGCGGAGAACAGCGGAAGGACTCTCGTCATTAACGGCAAGGTCCGGACAAGACTGGAAAGAGCGCTTTCGGGCAGGCGCGTTACATCGACCGAAGTTATCCCCCGTTATTCACGATCCGGAGCAGGCGGTCCGGGGGAAGTGACTAGGTTTAATAATTTCCATTGAATGTCTCAGCAGGATAGGATTGGCAAATTCATCTTTTATTGAAGAGAATGTGAATAACGTACTGCAGGGTGACTGTTCAGACATAATGCAGCGGTTTCCGCCGGAATCGGTCGATCTGATATTTGCGGATCCGCCCTACAACCTGCAACTGAACGGTGAGCTGCTGAGACCCAACCAGACAGTGGTTGATGCGGTAAGGGATGAATGGGACAGGTTCGGCAGCTTCGGGGAGTATGACGAATTTACCGGCAGATGGCTCTCCGGGTGCAGAAGAATACTGAAACGAAACGGTGCTATCTGGGTAATCGGCACATACCACAATATATTCCGCATTGGCAGAATTATGCAGGATCT containing:
- a CDS encoding isopentenyl phosphate kinase family protein, encoding MNGHSEFKIALVKLGGSVLTNKSRLRSFSELDGRRLASEVKGYALKGGRRRLVLVHGGGSFGHIRAKKYGLSAGFKERYQLAGFAQVRNDMRDLNARVVGNLVDEGIPAISFPPETFLKVRDGIVVKTETEALERCVAAGIVPVSFGDAVIDMGKTFGILSGDAVMLSLSIALQPAISVFCTDVDGVFDSNPKLSGDARLVRRLSGSEYVNTDAQYIHDVTGEMGGKLKFLFDIAENSGRTLVINGKVRTRLERALSGRRVTSTEVIPRYSRSGAGGPGEVTRFNNFH